The Thermoanaerobaculia bacterium nucleotide sequence GCGCACGGAACCGACGTTCGTTCCGACGAAACGATTGGTCGGGACGAAAACGTACTGCGACGGGCTCATGACGATCGCCCTTCCGGCGTAGCCGGACATGCCGAAGGCCAGCGTGGGAGGCAGCGGCGCCCAGCCGACATAGTTGTTGCTGTAGCTCCACGTTACCCACGCGGGGGCCCACACCGTTCCCGGAACCCAGGACCAGCCGTACCGGCCCAGGAATACCCATGTCCCGTAGTGGTAGGGGTTGCCTCCCCACGGATCGTCGGACATCCAGGTCCACCCGTATTCGGTGTAGACCCACTGGCCGTTGGTGTACGGCTGCCAGCCCGCCCCGACGTGGTGCGGGGTCCAGCAGCGTCCGTAGTTGCAGTCGTTCCACTGGCCGTAGGGGGACAGCTCGTCGTAGAACCCCCCGATCGACACGCTCACGCTGACTTGCGCCGTCGCCGGCCCTGCCGAAAAAGCGATCGCGAGCGCTCCCAGGAGAAGCGTTGCCATGGTGAATCTCTTCATGGTGTTACTCCTCAAATGACACGAGTGCACCGCATCTTCGGAGCGCTCGTTGGACCCGCACGTCTCGAGATCGACACTCCGCCACGCCCATCGTGGCTCGCGAATCGCCTAAACGACGCGTCGTCCGGAGACGAGCCTGACGATCAGAACGATGACGGCGATGACCAGAAGGATGTGAATCAGCCCACCCATCGTGTAGGAGGTGACCATCCCGATCAGCCACAGTATGAGAAGAATCACGAAAATCGTGTACAGCATCGACAGTCCTCCCATATTCGGATCGCCGATCTCGGCATCGGAGCCGGCGACCGATGTCTCCGACATCTCCAGACGCTACACGAG carries:
- a CDS encoding lmo0937 family membrane protein — protein: MLYTIFVILLILWLIGMVTSYTMGGLIHILLVIAVIVLIVRLVSGRRVV